Proteins from a genomic interval of Puniceicoccus vermicola:
- a CDS encoding TolC family protein: MHRPKLLSRNTLLFLFSISSLGAEPGSAFGQIGPEPIEFDQALQLALDNDPRYDLLAERRDAAEGQVEQAGVRPNPVVGAEAENFLGTGPVSGVKALEVTLGVTQVLETADKRRLRTEVERQRLASFDWEAEQLEWEIESEVREAFVAVLLAQQSVGLREMQLELAERSLSETQRLVEEARSPQVEKTRATLAVKRQEFLLRQSERDYESSRAVLAALWGMVPAPDFRVQGEIVLEEEIPSIEELEAVLPGTVILKRFESDRQQRQAALELEEARATPDIELYGGARYYNEDDGNLGFVAGVAVPWPLFDRNQGNIRSARAELRSVEYEREARRRELLLALNENWRELQSAHADARSIEVDLIPAARETLEATEEGYRLGRFTQVAVIDSRQELFALRESYLEALGRYAQALTAIKNLTRPATLTR; encoded by the coding sequence ATGCATCGACCTAAATTACTTTCCAGAAACACACTTCTCTTTCTATTTTCCATTTCTTCACTCGGCGCCGAGCCGGGAAGCGCCTTCGGGCAGATCGGGCCAGAGCCCATCGAGTTTGACCAAGCCTTGCAGTTGGCGTTGGACAACGATCCGCGTTATGATCTTTTGGCCGAGCGGCGTGATGCCGCAGAGGGCCAAGTCGAGCAAGCGGGGGTGAGGCCGAATCCGGTGGTCGGGGCCGAGGCCGAGAACTTTCTCGGCACGGGTCCTGTGAGCGGCGTTAAGGCCCTCGAGGTTACGCTTGGGGTGACGCAGGTCCTCGAAACGGCGGACAAGCGTCGCCTGCGAACGGAGGTCGAGCGTCAACGCTTGGCATCCTTCGATTGGGAGGCCGAACAGTTGGAGTGGGAGATTGAGTCCGAGGTGCGCGAGGCGTTTGTCGCTGTTCTTCTCGCCCAGCAGTCGGTCGGGTTGCGGGAAATGCAACTGGAACTGGCGGAGCGGAGCCTGAGCGAGACTCAGCGCTTGGTAGAGGAGGCTCGTTCGCCCCAGGTGGAAAAGACGCGGGCGACTCTGGCCGTGAAACGGCAGGAGTTCTTGCTTCGACAATCCGAGCGTGACTACGAGTCGTCGCGGGCGGTTTTAGCCGCGCTGTGGGGAATGGTCCCCGCACCGGATTTTCGAGTACAGGGGGAGATCGTTTTGGAGGAGGAAATTCCTTCGATCGAGGAATTGGAGGCCGTCCTGCCGGGAACGGTGATCCTGAAGCGTTTCGAATCGGACCGGCAACAGCGCCAGGCGGCGCTGGAGTTGGAAGAGGCGCGGGCCACGCCGGATATCGAACTGTATGGAGGTGCCCGTTACTACAATGAAGACGACGGGAATCTCGGGTTTGTTGCCGGAGTGGCGGTACCCTGGCCGCTCTTTGATCGGAATCAGGGAAACATCCGGTCCGCCCGTGCCGAATTGCGATCGGTTGAATACGAGAGGGAGGCTCGTCGGCGGGAATTGCTTCTCGCGCTCAACGAGAACTGGCGGGAACTTCAGTCGGCCCATGCCGATGCTCGCAGTATCGAGGTCGATCTCATCCCCGCCGCCCGGGAAACATTGGAAGCGACCGAAGAAGGATATCGCTTGGGGCGGTTTACCCAAGTGGCCGTGATCGACAGCCGACAGGAATTGTTCGCGCTCCGGGAATCCTACCTCGAAGCCCTGGGCCGGTATGCCCAAGCCCTGACGGCGATCAAGAACCTGACCCGTCCCGCAACCCTGACCCGATAA
- a CDS encoding di-heme oxidoredictase family protein yields the protein MGDGLSDERPIFGASGREWRTPPFWGIGTLESVHGETPFLHDGRASTLEEAILWHGGEAEQSKEEFMQLSAEDRQAVIAFLESL from the coding sequence ATGGGTGACGGCCTTTCGGACGAACGTCCCATCTTCGGCGCCTCCGGCCGTGAATGGCGCACGCCTCCTTTCTGGGGGATCGGCACCTTGGAAAGCGTGCACGGCGAAACCCCATTCCTCCACGACGGCCGCGCTTCCACCCTCGAAGAAGCCATCCTCTGGCATGGAGGTGAAGCTGAGCAAAGCAAAGAAGAATTCATGCAACTCTCCGCCGAGGATCGACAAGCGGTAATTGCCTTTTTGGAGTCCTTGTAA
- a CDS encoding type II secretion system protein: protein MKLATPRNSMNQAFTLTEVLVVIAVLAILAAILIPVVGRARESALRTSCVANLRSLLQATQVSVVDNGGKYPHLHSGGNIAPYFAHKDRLHAFARKYGLSLDNFYCPSNDEWSASRYQNYNDWDSVMGYVYYANDNEWVRQVYITDAPTSEDKDHAFVSSSFDNPTYRVLWSDLTRQYGGSWGSGANHKSPSAENPDGQHVGFIDGHVEWVDWENMEERFVRAASLKVYF from the coding sequence ATGAAGTTAGCAACGCCCAGAAACTCGATGAATCAGGCTTTTACCCTAACAGAAGTTCTGGTGGTCATTGCCGTTTTAGCCATCCTTGCGGCCATTCTGATTCCAGTCGTTGGGCGTGCTCGGGAATCCGCCCTTCGAACATCATGCGTCGCGAATCTCCGCAGTTTGCTGCAAGCTACGCAAGTGAGCGTCGTGGACAATGGTGGCAAGTATCCGCATCTTCACTCAGGCGGCAACATCGCCCCTTACTTCGCCCATAAAGATCGTTTGCACGCATTTGCGCGGAAATATGGTCTAAGCTTGGATAACTTCTATTGCCCAAGTAATGATGAATGGAGCGCTAGTCGCTATCAGAACTACAATGATTGGGATTCAGTCATGGGTTACGTATATTATGCCAATGACAACGAGTGGGTACGCCAAGTTTACATCACCGACGCACCCACCAGCGAAGACAAAGATCATGCGTTCGTAAGTTCAAGTTTTGACAACCCGACATATCGGGTGCTCTGGTCCGACCTAACTCGGCAATACGGTGGATCGTGGGGCTCGGGCGCCAATCATAAATCACCCAGCGCCGAGAATCCTGATGGGCAACACGTCGGTTTTATTGATGGCCATGTGGAATGGGTGGATTGGGAAAACATGGAGGAGCGCTTCGTTCGCGCGGCCAGTTTGAAAGTCTACTTCTAA
- a CDS encoding xylose operon transcription regulator XylR: MVKEHPLIKANNVALIVDTATDWGRLAISGITSYVQEHDPWHLQVESSGTMEPKLPPPNWTGDGLIARVANPQIVKVLEEIGLPVVNISSIRLPGTDFPRVTTDFRASSQLACEYFLNRGFQHFAYIGPFYRSVVDDYYGHLKEVLHEQGLPCESYNLPASYDEKLGWAERMKALQDWLIQLPKPIAIISWGGDPGRVVIDACNRIDLPVPHDVAVLSTDTNEPLDDTSHPSLSSIQVPAKLIGWTAAQMLDQLMKGKPLKEKEISFAPQRILEKLSTDTLAITDSHLIKTLLFIREHAFNPISMDDILARVPVSRRMMELKFRQHLGRSPMEEVKRLRIQKARNLLESTDKPMQDIAEACGYATYNYMSYIFKRETGISPSQYRQKIRH; encoded by the coding sequence ATGGTCAAAGAGCATCCGTTGATTAAAGCGAACAATGTAGCGCTGATTGTAGACACTGCTACGGATTGGGGACGCTTGGCTATCAGCGGCATCACCAGTTATGTGCAGGAGCATGATCCTTGGCATTTGCAGGTCGAATCAAGCGGCACTATGGAGCCGAAATTACCCCCACCGAATTGGACGGGTGACGGACTGATCGCCCGCGTGGCCAACCCGCAAATTGTCAAAGTGCTGGAGGAAATTGGTTTGCCCGTGGTGAATATATCGTCGATTCGCTTGCCCGGCACCGATTTCCCTAGAGTGACCACCGATTTTAGAGCCTCATCTCAACTGGCCTGTGAGTATTTTCTCAATCGTGGTTTTCAGCATTTCGCTTACATAGGTCCGTTTTATCGGTCGGTGGTTGATGACTACTATGGCCATTTAAAAGAAGTTCTCCATGAACAAGGATTGCCCTGTGAGTCGTATAATCTTCCCGCAAGTTATGATGAAAAGCTCGGGTGGGCGGAACGAATGAAAGCTCTGCAGGATTGGCTTATTCAATTACCCAAGCCGATTGCCATTATTTCCTGGGGAGGTGATCCGGGACGGGTTGTGATCGACGCCTGCAATCGCATCGATTTGCCCGTGCCACATGATGTCGCCGTATTGAGCACGGACACCAATGAGCCACTCGACGACACCAGCCATCCATCGCTTTCCAGCATCCAAGTGCCTGCGAAATTAATCGGTTGGACCGCTGCGCAAATGCTGGATCAACTGATGAAAGGGAAGCCGCTCAAGGAAAAGGAAATTAGTTTCGCGCCCCAACGCATTCTCGAGAAACTTTCCACTGATACGTTGGCTATCACGGATTCGCATTTAATCAAAACACTGCTCTTCATCCGCGAACATGCGTTTAATCCGATTAGTATGGATGATATTTTAGCGCGTGTGCCCGTATCTCGCCGTATGATGGAACTGAAGTTTCGTCAGCATCTCGGACGTTCACCGATGGAAGAAGTGAAACGCTTACGCATTCAGAAAGCGCGCAACCTGCTAGAGAGCACGGATAAACCCATGCAGGATATTGCTGAGGCCTGTGGTTACGCGACTTACAATTACATGAGCTACATCTTTAAGCGCGAGACCGGTATTTCGCCAAGCCAGTATCGACAGAAAATTCGTCATTAA
- a CDS encoding transposase yields MARPLRVEYAGGCYHVLNRGNYRQRIFSGKGAAEAFERVLGGAAERFGWRVHAYVIMSNHFHLAVELGEPNLSEGMKWLQGTWEMVAGDVDSSVQSFSELDGASVSGALQGDCCGRAKRGQPTMALR; encoded by the coding sequence ATGGCGAGGCCCCTGAGAGTAGAGTATGCGGGAGGATGTTATCACGTCTTGAACCGTGGGAACTATCGTCAGAGGATTTTTTCGGGGAAGGGAGCAGCGGAGGCCTTTGAACGTGTGTTGGGGGGGGCCGCTGAGCGTTTTGGTTGGCGGGTGCACGCCTATGTCATCATGAGCAATCACTTTCATCTTGCTGTGGAGCTTGGCGAACCGAATTTAAGCGAGGGGATGAAATGGTTGCAGGGGACGTGGGAAATGGTTGCAGGGGACGTGGATTCGTCGGTTCAATCGTTTTCGGAACTGGACGGGGCGTCCGTTTCAGGGGCGTTACAAGGGGATTGTTGTGGCAGGGCAAAAAGGGGTCAGCCCACAATGGCACTTAGATAA
- a CDS encoding efflux RND transporter periplasmic adaptor subunit, producing MKIFNHLLFSLLNRRLQTVLLAGLLAVVSPGCGEDDDHDHDHGDHGTHASEAGENHDHPEGEEAGHEDHDHSGHDHGKSVSTEEHAHGEGEHDDHEELVSLTAEVQEEFGIRLGVASEGVLHRFITLPGEIGYNGEKIAYVTPKYAGTIQSISVRLADEVKKGQVLARLESADTLVPFDVKAPMDGVIVEYSLTPGQTVGSGVTLFTVADLSTVWADFRVYQRYLGEVRKGLSVKVQGDHKGADFDGEIAYVAPTVDEHTRTGLARVVVNNEKGVWMPGEFVKGQVEVAEVKVDLMVPRSAVLTMEEGTVVFVRGEEGFEPRPVQLGRSDSESWEVLSGLQDGDTIVVDNAISLKAEMGKGSFGGHHH from the coding sequence ATGAAGATTTTCAATCACCTGCTATTTTCTCTTTTGAACCGCCGCCTTCAGACTGTGCTCTTGGCGGGGCTTCTGGCCGTTGTTTCCCCCGGATGCGGGGAGGATGATGACCACGACCACGACCACGGCGACCACGGAACCCATGCCTCGGAGGCTGGGGAAAACCACGATCACCCGGAGGGCGAGGAAGCCGGACATGAGGACCACGACCATTCCGGTCACGACCACGGGAAGTCTGTCTCCACGGAGGAACATGCGCACGGTGAAGGGGAGCATGACGACCATGAGGAGCTGGTTTCCCTCACGGCCGAGGTTCAGGAAGAATTCGGGATTCGTCTGGGTGTGGCCTCGGAGGGCGTCCTCCATCGATTCATCACTCTGCCGGGAGAGATCGGCTACAACGGCGAGAAAATCGCCTACGTGACTCCGAAATACGCGGGAACGATTCAGTCGATTTCCGTACGACTCGCCGACGAGGTGAAGAAGGGGCAGGTGCTGGCCCGTCTCGAAAGTGCGGATACTTTGGTGCCCTTTGATGTGAAGGCTCCAATGGATGGAGTCATTGTCGAGTATAGCCTCACCCCCGGACAAACGGTCGGGTCCGGGGTGACGCTCTTCACGGTGGCCGATCTATCGACGGTCTGGGCCGACTTTCGCGTGTACCAGCGCTATCTCGGAGAAGTGCGCAAGGGGTTGTCGGTGAAAGTGCAGGGCGACCACAAAGGGGCGGATTTCGACGGTGAGATCGCTTATGTTGCGCCCACCGTGGATGAGCACACGCGCACCGGGCTCGCCCGGGTTGTGGTGAACAATGAAAAGGGCGTCTGGATGCCCGGGGAGTTTGTGAAAGGACAGGTCGAGGTGGCCGAAGTGAAGGTCGATCTGATGGTGCCCCGGTCCGCCGTTTTGACGATGGAGGAGGGCACCGTGGTTTTCGTGCGGGGAGAGGAGGGGTTCGAGCCCCGACCGGTTCAGCTGGGGCGGAGTGACTCGGAATCCTGGGAAGTTCTTTCGGGCCTCCAAGACGGCGACACCATTGTCGTCGACAATGCGATCTCGCTGAAAGCGGAAATGGGGAAGGGCTCGTTTGGCGGGCACCATCATTGA
- a CDS encoding efflux RND transporter permease subunit, producing MLNHLIESVLRNKLVVVLLTLAVMGAGYLSYKKLPVDAFPDVSPALVQVFTVTSGLGPEEVEKFVTFPVEASMSGLPKVTEIRSVSNFGLSVVSIYFEEGTDIYFARQVVGERLGEAREAIPDGFGEPEMGPISTGQGLVLYYNLIDTTGDYSLEDLRSLQDWVVKFNLQTVPGVTEVLGIGGFVKQFQVNVDPDALLRYNVSLHELIERIEENNENVGGQFLERNGEMFILRSEGLADGMEDLENIIVTHEDGTPVYLGEVADVEIGGEIRQGLQTRNGTEEVVSGMVIKLYGTNSSTVIEAVEKKLAEIQEALPEGIVIDPYYEQKTLVQGAVNTVTSALLQGIGLVVLILLLFIGGFRPSLVVALSIPFSVLIATTAMYYLGISANLMSLGGLAIAIGMMVDGTIVMVENTDRLMRTSDGRESKIQIIARACQEVAKPITFAILIVVLVFIPLFTLQGVEGKMFRPLAYTVSLAMFGSLIYALFGAPVFAALFLPDLSRRKKRDDEKGQEIWIVRFLVALYRPVVSFFVRLRFLAVGLAAVLLLVGIWVFPKLGSEFTPRLMEGDIIANLTMAPSVSLAETQRNTMIAERRLLEIPEIEQAVSRIGRGEVGAHADPINTVHMMVVLKDPSEWRDGYTQMDVENAMREKLEGMPGVQANMTQPIQLSVDELIGGTKAQLAIKLFGPDLEILKEKGEEIANAVREVEGAADVQAGQITGAPQIVIRPDREAVARYGFNLSEVQALIEAAVGGVEAGQIYEGVRRFDIYVRYQEEARDTVEDLAALIIRTPEGALIPLGEIATIEEITGPLSIVRENTQRYLQIQSNVVGRDIGSFVADAQAAIDAEVDLPPGYLVTWGGQYELQKEANQRLLVVVPITLALIALLIYLSFTSLKNTVLILLNIPLALVGGVVALWIAGENLSVPSSIGFIALFGIALGNGMVLVTYLNQLYRAGVAIDEASVKAACLRVRPVLMTAGTTALGLVPLLLATGPGSEVQRPLAIVVIGGLVSSTVLTLLVLPALYKWFAVTLHREPVHSPYSEMPPEDPST from the coding sequence ATGTTGAATCATTTGATTGAATCCGTTCTGCGGAATAAACTCGTAGTCGTCCTTCTCACCCTAGCGGTGATGGGGGCTGGCTATTTGAGCTATAAAAAGCTACCGGTGGATGCCTTTCCGGATGTATCGCCAGCGTTGGTGCAGGTCTTCACCGTGACTTCGGGATTGGGGCCCGAGGAGGTGGAGAAATTCGTGACCTTTCCGGTCGAGGCCTCGATGAGCGGTCTGCCGAAGGTGACCGAGATTCGTTCGGTTTCCAACTTCGGGTTGTCCGTGGTCAGCATCTACTTCGAAGAGGGCACGGACATCTACTTCGCCCGGCAGGTGGTCGGAGAACGGCTGGGGGAAGCCCGGGAGGCCATCCCCGACGGATTCGGGGAGCCGGAGATGGGGCCGATCTCCACCGGACAGGGGCTCGTTCTCTACTACAACCTGATTGACACGACGGGCGACTATTCGCTGGAAGACCTGCGGTCGCTGCAGGACTGGGTGGTGAAGTTCAACCTGCAGACCGTTCCCGGGGTGACCGAGGTTCTCGGGATCGGTGGATTCGTGAAGCAGTTCCAAGTGAACGTGGATCCCGATGCTCTCCTTCGTTACAACGTTTCGCTCCACGAATTGATCGAGCGGATCGAAGAGAACAATGAGAACGTGGGCGGTCAATTTCTCGAGCGCAACGGGGAGATGTTCATCCTCCGCTCGGAAGGACTGGCCGACGGGATGGAGGATCTGGAGAACATCATTGTCACCCATGAAGACGGGACACCGGTATACCTCGGTGAAGTGGCGGATGTGGAGATCGGGGGAGAGATTCGCCAGGGCCTGCAGACGCGGAATGGCACCGAAGAAGTGGTTTCGGGCATGGTCATCAAGCTCTACGGAACGAATTCCTCCACGGTCATCGAAGCGGTGGAGAAGAAGCTGGCGGAAATCCAGGAAGCGCTACCGGAGGGCATTGTCATTGATCCCTACTACGAGCAGAAAACCCTCGTGCAGGGCGCCGTCAATACGGTAACCAGTGCATTGCTGCAGGGGATCGGTCTGGTGGTTTTGATTCTACTGCTCTTCATCGGTGGATTTCGTCCGAGCTTGGTGGTGGCGCTGTCCATTCCCTTCTCGGTGCTCATTGCCACGACGGCCATGTACTATCTGGGGATTTCGGCGAACCTCATGTCCTTGGGCGGACTGGCGATTGCGATCGGGATGATGGTCGACGGCACGATAGTTATGGTCGAGAACACCGATCGGCTGATGAGAACCTCGGATGGTCGGGAGAGTAAGATTCAAATCATCGCCCGGGCCTGTCAGGAGGTTGCGAAGCCCATCACCTTTGCCATCCTGATCGTCGTCTTGGTCTTCATCCCGCTCTTTACCCTGCAGGGCGTCGAGGGGAAAATGTTCCGGCCGCTGGCTTATACGGTCTCTCTGGCGATGTTCGGTTCCTTGATCTACGCGCTCTTCGGGGCGCCGGTATTCGCCGCTTTGTTTTTGCCGGACCTCTCCCGAAGGAAAAAGCGGGACGATGAGAAGGGGCAGGAGATCTGGATCGTTCGGTTTCTCGTAGCCCTGTATCGACCGGTAGTTTCTTTCTTCGTCCGCCTCCGTTTTCTGGCGGTGGGCTTGGCGGCGGTATTATTGCTCGTCGGAATCTGGGTGTTTCCCAAGTTGGGCTCGGAGTTTACACCGCGCCTGATGGAGGGTGACATCATTGCCAACCTGACCATGGCCCCATCCGTGTCTCTCGCGGAAACCCAGCGCAATACCATGATCGCGGAGCGCCGGTTGCTGGAGATCCCCGAGATCGAGCAGGCCGTTTCCCGTATTGGACGCGGGGAAGTCGGAGCCCACGCCGATCCGATCAACACCGTGCACATGATGGTGGTCTTGAAGGATCCTTCGGAGTGGCGCGATGGATACACCCAGATGGATGTGGAAAACGCCATGCGCGAAAAATTGGAGGGGATGCCCGGAGTTCAGGCGAATATGACCCAGCCGATCCAGCTTTCGGTCGACGAGCTGATTGGCGGAACCAAAGCGCAGCTCGCGATCAAACTCTTCGGTCCGGACCTTGAGATTCTCAAGGAGAAGGGCGAGGAAATTGCGAATGCGGTTCGCGAGGTGGAAGGGGCTGCCGATGTCCAGGCCGGCCAGATCACCGGAGCGCCGCAGATCGTCATCCGACCGGATCGGGAAGCGGTGGCACGTTACGGGTTCAACCTGTCCGAAGTGCAGGCTCTCATCGAAGCCGCAGTCGGTGGGGTCGAAGCCGGACAGATTTATGAAGGAGTTCGTCGTTTCGACATCTACGTCCGGTATCAGGAAGAGGCGCGTGATACGGTGGAAGATCTCGCGGCACTGATCATTCGCACTCCGGAGGGAGCTTTGATTCCGCTCGGGGAGATTGCGACTATCGAGGAGATTACCGGACCTCTTTCCATCGTGCGGGAGAATACGCAGCGCTACCTGCAAATTCAGTCGAACGTCGTCGGACGGGATATCGGAAGCTTTGTCGCCGATGCGCAAGCCGCCATCGACGCGGAAGTCGACCTCCCGCCCGGCTATCTTGTGACCTGGGGAGGGCAATATGAATTGCAGAAGGAGGCAAACCAGCGGCTTCTTGTCGTTGTCCCCATCACCTTGGCATTGATTGCGCTGCTGATCTACCTGTCCTTCACCTCGCTGAAGAACACGGTGCTCATTCTCCTCAACATTCCCTTGGCCTTGGTCGGGGGAGTGGTCGCTCTCTGGATCGCCGGGGAGAATCTTTCGGTCCCCTCCAGTATTGGCTTTATCGCACTCTTTGGCATCGCTCTTGGGAATGGGATGGTCCTGGTGACCTACCTGAACCAGCTCTATCGAGCGGGTGTTGCCATTGACGAAGCCAGTGTGAAGGCCGCCTGTCTCCGTGTACGGCCGGTGCTGATGACGGCGGGAACGACCGCCCTGGGTCTAGTGCCGCTCCTTTTGGCAACAGGGCCGGGAAGCGAAGTCCAAAGGCCGCTGGCCATTGTGGTCATTGGGGGACTGGTTTCCTCTACGGTGCTGACTCTATTGGTGCTGCCGGCTCTCTATAAATGGTTTGCGGTCACCTTGCATCGCGAACCGGTGCACAGCCCGTATTCCGAAATGCCCCCCGAGGACCCTTCCACCTAG